Proteins from a genomic interval of Trifolium pratense cultivar HEN17-A07 linkage group LG6, ARS_RC_1.1, whole genome shotgun sequence:
- the LOC123891886 gene encoding uncharacterized protein LOC123891886, with protein MKQSEMHLNKLKDWKLTNDVREVVERTCFKFLLPLHDQLSAIKGDLQIPLSFLKHLILKYDGEADCFRIGAQGFGLDFGFEDILHITGLPIDGNPVTGEIIEDPAQLLVKHLGMEMVIARSMFDFKSKPAYKGTVNLNTFLEHFDTPAATVYSSEVRAKAFIFYCLSTTIFPSRSRSGRPHYLPLLDFNEINNYAWGAAVLGHIKHDIANRTHQSFSFFVLALVVFALERFKFLHVEILHGVELANETPLLTKWVKVVFDHLRPSKKILMENVFNGKFDELNEDDINWSPYGFHAPYEQQLRRLKYAVVPCINFYDIAMVRPDICYRQLGLQQGDVTRPPVKMFDHMDFTYGVSS; from the coding sequence ATGAAACAATCAGAAATGCATTTGAATAAATTAAAGGACTGGAAATTGACAAATGACGTCAGGGAAGTGGTTGAAAGAACTTGTTTTAAGTTCTTGCTTCCACTCCATGATCAGTTGTCTGCCATAAAAGGTGATTTGCAGATTCCTCTGAGCTTCTTAAAACATCTCATATTAAAATATGATGGAGAAGCAGATTGTTTTAGAATTGGAGCCCAAGGGTTTGGGTTAGATTTTGGGTTTGAGGATATCCTGCACATAACTGGACTGCCCATAGATGGGAACCCGGTGACGGGAGAAATAATAGAGGATCCTGCCCAATTACTAGTAAAACATCTCGGCATGGAAATGGTTATTGCACGGAGTATGTTCGATTTTAAATCAAAACCTGCTTACAAGGGTACGGTTAATCTGAACACTTTTCTAGAGCACTTTGATACTCCTGCTGCCACTGTTTATTCTTCGGAAGTACGTGCAAAAGCCTTCATCTTTTACTGTCTCTCAACCACTATTTTTCCGTCTCGGTCAAGGTCCGGTAGGCCACATTATTTGCCCTTGTTGGATTTTAATGAGATCAACAACTATGCCTGGGGAGCCGCAGTGTTGGGTCACATCAAGCATGATATAGCTAATCGTACACATCAAAGTTTTAGCTTTTTTGTTCTAGCCTTAGTTGTATTTGCATTAGAGCGATTCAAGTTCTTACATGTTGAAATTCTCCATGGAGTAGAATTAGCAAATGAAACTCCATTACTTACCAAGTGGGTTAAAGTGGTGTTTGATCATTTAAGGCCTTCCAAGAAGATTTTAATGGAAAATGTGTTCAACGGCAAATTTGATGAGCTGAATGAGGATGATATAAATTGGAGCCCATACGGCTTTCATGCTCCGTATGAGCAGCAACTTCGTCGTCTAAAATATGCAGTTGTCCCCTGCATCAATTTCTATGACATAGCAATGGTTCGCCCGGACATATGTTATAGGCAATTGGGGCTACAACAAGGTGATGTGACACGACCACCTGTGAAAATGTTTGACCACATGGACTTCACGTATGGGGTCTCATCATAG